From a single Populus nigra chromosome 18, ddPopNigr1.1, whole genome shotgun sequence genomic region:
- the LOC133677858 gene encoding uncharacterized protein LOC133677858 translates to MSGEAAASSSGVVLQGLDDVEEFIWVNEGEGSLPWDRFSHVFDLVQNGNKAFRENRFEEAINYYSRANNIKPGDPIILGNRSAAYSRVSHFLKQRPASTSEDTPLNGLDPTIHAELALKDAEKVINLRNNSVNPCILKANALILLEKYELAQDVVLSGLQVDPFSNPLRVSLRNLERMLGSMMSKSLGKPERSDEFDCTLCLKLLFEPITTPCGHSFCRSCLFQSMDRGNKCPLCRTVLFISPRTCSISVTLNNIIQKNFPEEYAERKSEHDCLTNFGVDLIPLFVMDAVIPCQKFPLHIFEPRYRLMVRRIMEGNHRMGMVIIDSASGSIADLACEVEITECEPLPDGRFYLEVESRRRFRILQSWDQDGYRVAEIEWVQDNSPEGLEQRTKMQELTNSAAEYAQSWLRRAKEAARQDRRRLEKFLNVEAMMPMPLDPERFSFWLATLTDRRPHERLQLLRLRDTTERIRRGLLYLRTAEQGCRMQ, encoded by the exons ATGTCAGGTGAAGCGGCGGCGTCGTCTTCTGGAGTGGTTTTACAAGGACTCGACGATGTTGAGGAATTCATTTGG GTAAATGAAGGAGAGGGTTCGTTGCCATGGGACCGATTCAGTCATGTTTTTGATCTTGTGCAAAATGGAAACAAGGCATTCCGGGAGAATCGTTTTGAGgag GCAATCAATTATTACTCAAGAGCCAATAACATTAAACCCGGTGATCCTATTATTCTTGGCAACCGTAGTGCTGCTTATAGCAG GGTCAGCCATTTCCTGAAACAGAGACCTGCATCCACGTCTGAGGACACACCATTAAATGGGCTGGATCCTACTATACATGCTGAA cTTGCATTGAAGGATGCCGAGAAGGTAATAAACCTCAGAAACAATTCAGTGAATCCATGCATCTTAAAGGCCAATGCTCTTATATTG CTGGAAAAGTATGAGTTGGCTCAGGATGTTGTTCTTTCAGGTCTTCAGGTTGATCCTTTCAg CAATCCTCTTCGTGTTTCCTTACGGAATTTGGAGAGAATGCTGGGCAGTATGATGAGTAAAAGTCTTGGGAAACCAGAACGTAGTGATGAATTTGATTGCACTCTCTGCCTGAAGTTACTATTTGAACCTATTACAACTCCCTGTGGGCATTCCTTTTGCCGCTCATGTCTTTTCCAGTCAATGGATCGTG GTAACAAATGCCCATTGTGTCGAACAGTTCTCTTTATCAGCCCTAGAACATGTTCAATCAG TGTGACCCTAAACAACATTATACAGAAGAACTTCCCAGAGGAATACGCTGAAAGGAAGTCCGAGCATGATTGTTTGACAAACTTTGGTGTTGATTTGATCCCTCTTTTTGTCATGGATGCTGTTATCCCGTGTCAGAAGTTTCCACTCCACATATTTGAACCACGATACAGACTGATG GTCAGGAGGATCATGGAAGGAAATCATCGGATGGGAATG GTTATCATCGATTCTGCTTCAGGCTCGATAGCTGATTTGGCTTGCGAGGTGGAGATTACTGA GTGTGAACCACTTCCAGATGGGCGCTTCTATCTAGAG GTTGAAAGTCGCCGAAGATTTAGAATCCTTCAATCTTGGGATCAAGATGG gTATCGTGTTGCAGAGATAGAATGGGTACAGGATAATTCACCTGAAGGGCTGGAACAGAGAACCAAA ATGCAGGAACTTACAAATAGCGCAGCAGAATATGCTCAGTCATGGTTAAGGAGGGCAAAGGAAGCTGCAAGACAAG ATCGAAGAAGACTTGAGAAATTTCTTAATGTGGAAGCAATGATGCCCATGCCATTGGATCCTGAACGCTTCAGTTTCTGG CTCGCTACTTTAACAGATAGGAGACCTCACGAAAGATTGCAGCTCCTTCGTCTAAGGGATACAACAGAG AGGATAAGACGAGGACTGTTATATCTTAGAACAGCAGAACAAGGCTGCAGGATGCAGTGA